AGCGCGCCTCGGTGGCTGGAACTGCTACTACAAACCGCCAGGACCCAAGACCATGCGCGACGGCTGGAACCAGCTCGCCGCCAGGATGGAAGGCTATGCCCTTGCTACCCAAGGCCAAGATCCGTGAATCCCATAGCCCCACGGGAGAGGTAACGAAGAAGATGGTCTTCGCTACGCGACGCCCCGGCGCACGCCGTGCTAAGTCTGCCCGCCGCCATGACCACGCTCCGCCTCGCCTTCATGGGCACTCCGGATTTCGCCGTGCCGATCCTCGATGCGCTCCTCGGGGCCGGGCACAGGGTCGTGCGGGTCTATGCGCAGCCGCCCCGGTCGGCCGGGCGCGGCCAAAAGCCGCGACCCTCGCCGGTCGAGGCCCACGCCCTGGCCTTGGGCATTCCCGTCAGCACCCCCCTCTCGCTCAAAGATCCGGCGGAGCAGGCGAGTTTCCAGGGCCTCGGCCTCGATGCCGCCGTCGTCGCCGCCTATGGGCTCATTCTGCCCAAGGCGATCCTGGAGGCGCCGCGGCTCGGCTGCATCAACGTGCATGCCTCGCTGTTGCCGCGCTGGCGCGGTGCGGCACCGATCCAGCGGGCGCTCATGGAAGGGGACACCGAGACCGGCGTCACCATCATGCAGATGGACCAAGGCCTCGACACCGGGCCCATGCTGCTCTGCCAGAAATGGCCGATCGCCGCGGACGCCACCGGCCAGAGCCTGCATGACGATTTGGCGCGGCTCGGCCAACGCCTCATCGTCGACGCGCTGGCCGGTCTTGCCGAAGGCCGACTCCAGCCGACGGCGCAGCCGCGAGCGGGTGCCACCTATGCCGGCAAGCTCGCACGCGCGGACGGGCGGATCGATTGGCGCCTCGCGGCCACGGCGCTGGAGCGTCTGGTGCGG
The Pseudomonadota bacterium DNA segment above includes these coding regions:
- a CDS encoding methionyl-tRNA formyltransferase, with protein sequence MTTLRLAFMGTPDFAVPILDALLGAGHRVVRVYAQPPRSAGRGQKPRPSPVEAHALALGIPVSTPLSLKDPAEQASFQGLGLDAAVVAAYGLILPKAILEAPRLGCINVHASLLPRWRGAAPIQRALMEGDTETGVTIMQMDQGLDTGPMLLCQKWPIAADATGQSLHDDLARLGQRLIVDALAGLAEGRLQPTAQPRAGATYAGKLARADGRIDWRLAATALERLVRALDPWPGAYFEHGGERIKVLAAETRAGNAAPGTVLDERLTVASGEGAIGLLRLQRPGRQPMPAEALLRGYPIAPGTVLA